From the genome of Streptomyces sp. NBC_01341, one region includes:
- a CDS encoding DUF5997 family protein, translated as MTSHQTTQTMKPATAAKKLGVYLEATPAEFQEGVVSRAELNALQTDPPQWLQELRQNGPHPRPVVASKLGVSIAGLARGGVTEPLTTEQIDALKQEGPEWLEKERATQAEVRKEAVRIKERDAARAQQADRD; from the coding sequence ATGACGTCGCACCAGACCACCCAGACCATGAAGCCCGCCACCGCGGCGAAGAAGCTGGGTGTGTACCTCGAAGCCACCCCCGCCGAGTTCCAGGAGGGCGTCGTCTCGCGCGCCGAGCTGAACGCGCTGCAGACCGACCCGCCCCAGTGGCTGCAGGAGCTGCGCCAGAACGGCCCGCACCCCCGCCCGGTCGTCGCCTCGAAGCTGGGCGTCTCCATCGCCGGACTCGCGCGGGGCGGCGTCACCGAGCCGCTCACCACCGAGCAGATCGACGCCCTCAAGCAGGAGGGGCCGGAGTGGCTGGAGAAGGAGCGCGCCACCCAGGCCGAGGTCCGCAAGGAAGCGGTGCGCATCAAGGAGCGTGACGCGGCCCGGGCCCAGCAGGCCGACCGCGACTGA
- a CDS encoding SRPBCC domain-containing protein, with amino-acid sequence MGEIVDEIGRVHREVGTRRVGPDEAGSVLLRRTFDADAVDAWDAVTSPERIARWFLPVTGEFRVGGSYQLEGNAGGEIIECVAPERLRVSWRFGPDPGFSEVEVRLAPDGDGRTVLELEHVSVVPEEFRSQYGPGAVGIGWDLALLGLGWHLTGGGLSPQDAVEWQTSPEAKAFVARSGEEWGRAFAASGADPETVTATTVATIAFYTGE; translated from the coding sequence ATGGGTGAGATCGTCGACGAGATCGGCCGGGTGCACCGGGAGGTCGGCACGCGCCGGGTGGGACCGGACGAGGCAGGCAGTGTGCTGCTGCGGCGGACCTTCGACGCCGATGCGGTCGATGCCTGGGACGCGGTGACCTCGCCCGAGCGGATCGCCCGCTGGTTCCTCCCGGTGACCGGGGAGTTCCGGGTCGGGGGAAGCTATCAGCTGGAGGGGAACGCCGGCGGCGAGATCATCGAGTGCGTGGCCCCGGAGCGGCTTCGGGTCTCCTGGCGGTTCGGCCCCGACCCCGGCTTCAGCGAGGTCGAGGTGCGCCTCGCGCCGGACGGAGACGGTCGGACGGTGCTCGAACTCGAGCATGTGTCCGTGGTTCCCGAGGAATTCCGGAGCCAGTACGGGCCGGGCGCGGTCGGCATCGGATGGGACCTGGCGCTGCTGGGGCTCGGATGGCACCTGACGGGTGGCGGGCTCAGCCCTCAGGACGCCGTGGAGTGGCAGACCTCGCCTGAGGCGAAGGCCTTCGTGGCACGCTCGGGCGAGGAATGGGGCCGTGCCTTCGCCGCCTCCGGCGCGGACCCGGAGACGGTGACCGCGACGACGGTGGCGACGATCGCCTTCTACACCGGGGAGTGA
- a CDS encoding DinB family protein, protein MTRSERLAEQLDWYWHKNLRPRLDGLTDEEYFWEPVRDCWSVRPRGTSASPTPEGSGEWTMDFASPGPVPAPVTTIAWRLAHIVVSCLGYRVGWYFGGQDVDSGTFAYAGTADGALKQLDEMYGRWNAGVRALSDADLENPPAAGPERFPMENRVLHVNRELIHHGSEISLLRDLYRWQDGAVPRRIRLSGNR, encoded by the coding sequence ATGACAAGAAGTGAGCGGCTCGCGGAGCAGCTGGACTGGTACTGGCACAAGAACCTGCGGCCGCGGCTGGACGGTCTTACCGATGAGGAGTACTTCTGGGAGCCGGTGCGCGACTGCTGGAGCGTCCGCCCGCGTGGCACGTCGGCCTCACCGACGCCGGAAGGTTCGGGGGAGTGGACGATGGACTTCGCGTCCCCTGGCCCGGTGCCGGCGCCGGTGACCACGATTGCCTGGCGGCTGGCGCACATCGTCGTCTCGTGCCTGGGCTATCGGGTCGGATGGTACTTCGGCGGCCAGGACGTCGACTCCGGGACATTCGCCTACGCGGGGACCGCTGACGGGGCGCTGAAACAGCTCGATGAGATGTACGGGAGATGGAACGCGGGGGTCCGTGCGCTCTCGGACGCCGACTTGGAGAATCCGCCCGCGGCGGGTCCCGAGCGGTTTCCCATGGAGAACAGGGTCCTGCACGTCAATAGGGAGCTGATCCATCACGGCTCTGAGATCTCCCTGCTGCGTGACCTCTACCGCTGGCAGGACGGAGCCGTACCGCGCCGCATACGACTTTCCGGTAACCGGTGA
- a CDS encoding ATP-binding protein, with the protein MIVWLNGTHGAGKTTASALVQQLIPDSRVFDAEKVGETLMDITPTLPWTGNFQHWPPWRPLVVETARRVLDYTGGTLVMPMTVLVEQYWHEISTGLAQHAIPVRHFVLHADQATLRQRIEGDALMGPSPFRLEYLEPYAEAARTWLHGEAEVVDTTHLTPAQAALHIAEAVKS; encoded by the coding sequence ATGATCGTATGGCTCAACGGCACCCACGGCGCGGGCAAGACGACAGCCAGTGCACTCGTACAGCAGCTGATCCCAGATTCACGGGTTTTCGACGCCGAGAAGGTCGGCGAGACACTCATGGACATCACGCCGACGCTCCCCTGGACGGGCAACTTCCAGCACTGGCCGCCATGGCGGCCGCTCGTAGTCGAAACCGCCCGCCGCGTTCTCGACTACACCGGCGGCACACTGGTCATGCCCATGACTGTCCTGGTCGAGCAGTACTGGCACGAGATCAGCACGGGACTCGCCCAACATGCCATTCCAGTACGGCACTTCGTCCTCCACGCCGACCAGGCCACCCTTCGGCAGCGCATCGAGGGGGACGCTCTCATGGGCCCCTCGCCATTCCGTCTCGAATACCTTGAGCCCTACGCCGAGGCGGCCCGCACGTGGCTACACGGCGAGGCCGAGGTCGTCGACACCACGCACCTCACGCCGGCCCAGGCCGCCCTGCACATCGCAGAAGCCGTCAAGAGTTGA
- the argC gene encoding N-acetyl-gamma-glutamyl-phosphate reductase: protein MVVRVAVAGASGYAGGELLRLLLTHPQVEIGALTGHSNAGERLGALQPHLRPLADRVLAPTTAEALAGHDVVFLALPHGQSAAVAEQLGDEVLVVDMGADFRLKDPADWEKFYGSPHAGTWPYGLPELPGARTALEGVKRIAVPGCYPTAVSLALFPAYAAGLAEPEAVVVAASGTSGAGKAAKPHLLGSEVMGNMTPYGVGGVHRHTPEMIQNLGAAAGEPVSVSFTPTLAPMPRGILATCSAKAKPGVSAESLRAVYEKAFADEPFVDLLPEGQWPSTAAVYGSNAVQIQVAHDGAAGRIIVISAIDNLAKGTAGGALQSMNIALGIPEDTGLSTIGVAP, encoded by the coding sequence ATGGTGGTACGCGTGGCAGTGGCAGGGGCGAGCGGATACGCCGGCGGTGAACTGCTCCGTCTGCTCCTCACCCACCCGCAGGTCGAGATCGGGGCCCTCACCGGTCACTCCAACGCGGGAGAGCGTCTTGGCGCGCTGCAACCGCACCTGAGGCCGCTCGCGGACCGGGTGCTGGCGCCGACCACGGCCGAGGCCCTCGCCGGACACGATGTCGTCTTCCTGGCCCTGCCGCACGGGCAGTCCGCCGCCGTCGCCGAGCAACTCGGCGACGAGGTGCTCGTCGTCGACATGGGCGCCGACTTCCGGCTGAAGGACCCGGCCGACTGGGAGAAGTTCTACGGTTCGCCCCACGCGGGCACCTGGCCCTACGGCCTGCCCGAACTCCCCGGCGCCCGCACCGCGCTGGAGGGGGTCAAGCGGATCGCCGTGCCCGGCTGCTACCCCACCGCGGTGTCCCTCGCGCTCTTCCCGGCCTACGCGGCCGGCCTCGCCGAGCCGGAGGCCGTCGTGGTCGCCGCGTCCGGTACCTCCGGTGCGGGCAAGGCGGCCAAGCCGCACCTGCTCGGCTCCGAGGTCATGGGCAACATGACTCCGTACGGCGTCGGCGGGGTCCACCGGCACACACCCGAGATGATCCAGAACCTCGGGGCGGCGGCCGGCGAGCCCGTGTCCGTCTCCTTCACCCCGACCCTCGCGCCCATGCCCCGCGGCATCCTCGCCACGTGCAGCGCGAAGGCGAAGCCCGGCGTGAGTGCCGAGTCGCTCCGCGCGGTCTACGAGAAGGCCTTCGCCGACGAGCCGTTCGTCGACCTGCTGCCCGAGGGCCAGTGGCCGTCCACCGCCGCTGTGTACGGTTCGAACGCTGTTCAGATCCAGGTCGCCCACGACGGGGCGGCCGGCCGGATCATCGTGATCAGCGCCATCGACAACCTGGCGAAGGGCACGGCCGGGGGCGCCCTGCAGAGCATGAACATCGCCCTCGGGATTCCTGAGGACACAGGCCTTTCCACGATCGGAGTCGCACCGTGA
- the argJ gene encoding bifunctional glutamate N-acetyltransferase/amino-acid acetyltransferase ArgJ, whose protein sequence is MSVTAAQGFSAAGIAAGIKESGHPDLALVVNNGPRRAAAGVFTSNRVKAAPVLWSEQVVKGGEVTAVVLNSGGANACTGPQGFQDTHATAEKAAEVLPGHSAGEIAVASTGLIGLLLPMDKLLPGLEKAAEALSEHGGEKAAIAIKTTDTVHKTAVAGGDGWTVGGMAKGAGMLAPGLATMLVVLTTDADVEAPALDTALRSATRTTFDRVDSDGCMSTNDTVLLLASGASGVTPARAEFDEAVRSVCADLARQLIGDAEGASKDIRIEVVNAATEDDAVEVGRTIARNNLLKCAIHGEDPNWGRVLSAIGTTRAAFEPDRLNVAINDVWVCKNGGVGADRDLVDMRYREVRITADLAAGDESAVIWANDLTAEYVHENSAYSS, encoded by the coding sequence GTGAGCGTCACGGCAGCACAGGGGTTCTCGGCGGCGGGTATCGCCGCCGGAATCAAGGAGAGCGGACACCCCGACCTGGCCCTCGTGGTCAACAACGGGCCCCGCCGCGCCGCCGCGGGCGTCTTCACCTCCAACCGTGTCAAAGCGGCTCCGGTCCTCTGGTCGGAACAGGTGGTCAAAGGCGGCGAGGTGACCGCGGTCGTCCTCAACTCCGGCGGAGCCAACGCCTGTACGGGCCCGCAGGGCTTCCAGGACACCCACGCCACCGCCGAGAAGGCCGCCGAAGTACTCCCCGGGCACAGTGCGGGTGAGATCGCGGTCGCCTCGACCGGGCTGATCGGTCTGCTCCTCCCCATGGACAAGCTCCTGCCCGGCCTGGAGAAGGCCGCGGAGGCGCTGAGCGAACACGGCGGCGAGAAGGCCGCCATCGCGATCAAGACCACGGACACGGTCCACAAGACCGCCGTCGCGGGCGGCGACGGCTGGACGGTCGGCGGCATGGCCAAGGGTGCGGGCATGCTGGCCCCCGGCCTCGCCACCATGCTGGTCGTCCTCACCACCGACGCCGACGTCGAGGCACCGGCGCTGGACACCGCACTGCGCTCCGCCACCCGCACCACCTTCGACCGGGTCGACTCCGACGGGTGCATGTCGACCAACGACACCGTGCTGCTGCTCGCCTCGGGGGCGAGCGGCGTCACCCCCGCGCGGGCCGAGTTCGACGAGGCCGTCCGGAGTGTCTGCGCCGATCTGGCCCGGCAGTTGATCGGTGACGCCGAGGGGGCGTCCAAGGACATCCGTATCGAGGTGGTCAACGCGGCCACCGAGGACGACGCCGTCGAGGTCGGGCGGACCATCGCCCGCAACAACCTCCTCAAGTGCGCCATCCACGGCGAGGACCCCAACTGGGGCCGTGTCCTGTCGGCGATCGGTACCACGAGGGCCGCCTTCGAGCCGGACCGGCTGAACGTCGCCATCAACGACGTCTGGGTGTGCAAGAACGGGGGTGTCGGCGCGGACCGTGACCTCGTCGACATGCGCTACCGGGAGGTCAGGATCACCGCGGACCTCGCGGCAGGCGACGAGTCGGCCGTGATCTGGGCCAACGACCTCACCGCCGAGTACGTCCACGAGAACAGCGCGTACAGCTCATGA
- the argB gene encoding acetylglutamate kinase — protein sequence MSAARKHTALPKAQILIEALPWLTRHNGRTIVIKFGGNAMIDEELKAAFAQDVVFLRHAGLKPVVVHGGGPQINAQLDRHGLVSEFKAGLRVTTPEAMDVVRMVLAGQVQRELVGLLNQHGPLAVGMTGEDAHTITATQHRPVIDGEAVDIGRVGEITAVDTGAIQALLDDGRIPVISSIARSAEDNHVYNVNADTAAAALAAALGAETLMVLTDVEGLYEDWPHSDDVISRLTATELEKLLPTLSSGMVPKMQGCLHAVRNGVETARVLDGRVHHSILLEIFTDEGIGTMVVPDAAPGAQPDPEGES from the coding sequence ATGAGCGCCGCGAGGAAGCACACCGCGCTGCCCAAGGCCCAGATCCTCATCGAGGCGCTGCCCTGGCTCACCCGGCACAACGGCCGGACGATCGTCATCAAGTTCGGCGGGAACGCCATGATCGACGAGGAGCTGAAGGCCGCCTTCGCCCAGGACGTCGTCTTCCTGCGGCACGCCGGCCTCAAGCCGGTCGTCGTGCACGGCGGCGGCCCGCAGATCAACGCCCAGCTCGACCGGCACGGCCTGGTCAGCGAGTTCAAGGCCGGGCTCCGCGTCACGACGCCGGAGGCCATGGACGTCGTGCGCATGGTGCTGGCCGGGCAGGTCCAGCGTGAGCTCGTCGGCCTGCTCAACCAGCACGGACCGCTGGCCGTCGGCATGACCGGCGAGGACGCCCACACGATCACCGCCACCCAGCACCGCCCGGTGATCGACGGCGAGGCCGTGGACATCGGCCGGGTCGGCGAGATCACCGCCGTCGACACCGGGGCCATCCAGGCGCTGCTGGACGACGGCCGGATCCCGGTCATCTCCTCCATCGCCCGGTCCGCCGAGGACAACCACGTCTACAACGTCAACGCCGACACCGCCGCCGCCGCGCTCGCCGCCGCGCTCGGTGCCGAGACGCTGATGGTCCTCACGGACGTCGAGGGCCTCTACGAGGACTGGCCCCACAGCGACGACGTGATCAGCCGTCTCACCGCCACCGAACTGGAGAAGCTGCTTCCCACCCTCTCCAGCGGCATGGTGCCCAAGATGCAGGGCTGCCTGCACGCCGTACGCAACGGTGTCGAGACCGCTCGTGTCCTCGACGGCCGGGTCCACCACTCGATCCTGCTGGAGATCTTCACCGACGAGGGGATCGGCACGATGGTCGTGCCCGACGCGGCCCCCGGAGCACAGCCCGACCCTGAGGGGGAGTCATGA
- a CDS encoding acetylornithine transaminase, which translates to MSNEEFARRWQGALMDNYGTPQLPLVRGEGARVWDAEGAEYLDFVGGIAVNALGHAHPAVVEAVSTQIATLGHVSNLYTAEPPIALAERLLQLFGRTGRVFFSNSGAEANEAAFKIGRLTGRPHMVATGGGFHGRTMGSLALTGQPAKREPFLPLPGDVTHVPYGDAEALRAAVTADTALLIIEPMQGENGVVVPPKGYLEAAREITRATGTLLVLDEVQTGIGRCGHWFEHQAHQGVEPDVVTLAKGLGGGLPIGATVAFGAAADLLKPGQHGTTFGGNPVACAAGLAVLDTLAADGTLDQVKRLGERIRDGVEGLAHPLVSHVRGSGLLLGIVLTGPLAPKVQQAAQGAGLLVNAPAPDVVRLMPPLIIGDAEVDAFLRILPGALDAAYGDGRSGE; encoded by the coding sequence ATGAGCAACGAGGAGTTCGCGCGGCGCTGGCAGGGCGCGCTGATGGACAACTACGGCACTCCGCAACTGCCCCTGGTGCGCGGCGAGGGCGCCCGGGTGTGGGACGCGGAAGGCGCGGAATACCTCGACTTCGTCGGCGGGATCGCGGTCAACGCGCTCGGGCACGCCCATCCCGCGGTGGTCGAGGCCGTCTCCACCCAGATCGCCACCCTCGGGCACGTCTCCAACCTGTACACCGCCGAGCCGCCGATCGCGCTCGCCGAGCGGCTGCTGCAGCTCTTCGGCCGTACCGGCAGGGTCTTCTTCAGCAACTCCGGCGCCGAGGCCAACGAGGCGGCCTTCAAGATCGGCCGGCTGACCGGGCGTCCGCACATGGTCGCCACCGGTGGAGGCTTCCACGGCCGGACCATGGGCAGCCTCGCCCTGACCGGCCAGCCGGCGAAGCGCGAGCCGTTCCTGCCGCTGCCCGGTGACGTCACCCACGTGCCGTACGGCGACGCCGAAGCCCTCCGGGCCGCGGTCACGGCCGACACCGCACTGCTGATCATCGAGCCGATGCAGGGCGAGAACGGTGTCGTCGTACCGCCCAAGGGCTATCTGGAGGCGGCCAGGGAGATCACCCGGGCCACCGGCACCCTGCTCGTCCTGGACGAGGTGCAGACCGGCATCGGCCGGTGCGGCCACTGGTTCGAGCACCAGGCGCACCAGGGTGTCGAACCCGACGTGGTCACCCTCGCCAAGGGGCTCGGCGGCGGGCTGCCGATCGGCGCCACCGTCGCGTTCGGCGCCGCGGCCGATCTCCTGAAACCCGGTCAGCACGGCACGACGTTCGGTGGCAACCCGGTCGCATGCGCAGCCGGTCTCGCGGTCCTGGACACCCTCGCGGCGGACGGGACCCTCGACCAGGTCAAGCGGCTCGGCGAGCGGATCCGGGACGGCGTGGAGGGCCTCGCCCATCCGCTGGTCTCCCACGTCCGGGGCTCCGGGCTGCTGCTGGGTATCGTGCTCACCGGGCCCCTCGCACCGAAGGTGCAGCAGGCGGCTCAGGGAGCCGGACTCCTGGTGAACGCGCCCGCCCCCGACGTCGTGCGGCTCATGCCGCCGCTGATCATCGGTGACGCGGAGGTGGACGCGTTCCTGCGGATTCTGCCGGGAGCCCTCGACGCGGCTTACGGGGACGGACGATCCGGAGAATGA
- a CDS encoding arginine repressor, which yields MTEAQDTDHGGPSVPQTRTARHRRIVDILNRQPVRSQSQLARLLSDDGLSVTQATLSRDLDELGAVKIRNTGGELIYAVPSEGGFRTPQAPLGGSAKEERMRRLSAELLISAEASANLVVLRTPPGAAQFLASAIDQAELRAILGTIAGDDTLMLISRDPNGGQALADHLLRLAQNDR from the coding sequence ATGACCGAGGCGCAGGACACCGACCACGGCGGGCCGTCGGTGCCGCAGACGCGCACCGCACGCCACCGCAGGATCGTGGACATCCTCAACCGGCAGCCGGTGCGTTCCCAGAGTCAGCTGGCGCGGCTGCTGTCGGACGACGGGCTGAGCGTCACGCAGGCGACGCTCTCGCGGGACCTGGACGAGCTCGGCGCGGTGAAGATCCGCAACACCGGTGGTGAGCTGATCTACGCGGTTCCGAGCGAGGGCGGGTTCCGTACCCCGCAGGCGCCGCTCGGCGGGTCCGCCAAGGAGGAGAGGATGCGCAGGCTCTCCGCCGAGCTGCTGATCTCCGCGGAGGCGTCGGCCAATCTGGTGGTGCTGCGTACGCCTCCGGGCGCCGCCCAGTTCCTCGCCTCGGCCATCGACCAGGCCGAACTCCGGGCGATCCTCGGCACGATCGCGGGGGACGACACCCTGATGCTGATCAGCCGCGACCCGAACGGCGGCCAGGCACTGGCGGACCACCTTCTGAGGCTTGCCCAGAACGACCGCTGA
- a CDS encoding L,D-transpeptidase family protein → MRGFLVTGSVLLALSGSVGAGPAGPAPLPERMADTGGGTQLITAEAPGTGSTTGTVTWWDRLPEGWTEAGSAPARFGASGLTEGTTRIQGTNTTPTGLYDLPYAFGTEAPLAGTRYPYRLADDRAWWCQDDESSAYNRWVRPLPADCRAEESEHLVAYSTQYAHALVIGFNYHRPVRGRGAGIFLHVDGKGATAGCVSVPAAAMDRILAWADPARRPHIAVGTVSGPTAVTRY, encoded by the coding sequence ATGCGCGGATTCCTGGTGACCGGATCGGTCCTGCTGGCACTCTCCGGTTCGGTCGGGGCGGGCCCGGCCGGGCCCGCCCCCCTGCCCGAGCGGATGGCCGACACCGGTGGCGGCACCCAGCTGATCACCGCCGAGGCCCCCGGCACCGGGTCCACCACGGGCACCGTCACCTGGTGGGACCGGCTTCCGGAGGGGTGGACGGAGGCGGGTTCGGCGCCCGCGCGCTTCGGAGCCAGCGGCCTGACCGAGGGGACCACGCGGATCCAGGGCACGAACACCACACCGACCGGGCTCTACGACCTGCCCTACGCGTTCGGGACCGAGGCACCCCTGGCAGGGACCCGCTATCCGTACCGCCTGGCCGACGACCGCGCCTGGTGGTGCCAGGACGACGAGTCCAGTGCCTACAACCGGTGGGTCCGGCCGCTGCCCGCCGACTGCAGGGCGGAGGAGTCCGAACACCTGGTGGCCTACTCCACGCAGTACGCCCACGCGCTCGTCATCGGCTTCAACTACCACCGGCCGGTGCGCGGCAGGGGTGCCGGGATCTTCCTCCACGTCGACGGGAAGGGCGCGACCGCCGGCTGCGTCTCCGTGCCGGCGGCCGCCATGGACCGGATCCTGGCCTGGGCCGATCCGGCCCGCCGACCGCACATCGCGGTCGGAACGGTCTCCGGACCCACTGCGGTCACCCGCTACTGA
- a CDS encoding pyridoxamine 5'-phosphate oxidase family protein, whose translation MGKTHERIDGRLRTFIEEQHMFFTATAPLGEEGTVNLSPKGMSGSFAVVDERTVAYLDFAGSNAETIAHLRENGRITLMWCAFQGPPNIVRVHGRGEPVFRDDPRFPALLGHFPTVDHTQHGLRAVIVVTADLIRDTCGYAVPFMSYDEDRPLHSGRFAREDDESLSRYFESKADIATSIDGLPGLPLPLPVLPSPAAG comes from the coding sequence ATGGGAAAGACACACGAACGCATCGACGGACGTCTGAGAACCTTCATCGAGGAACAGCACATGTTCTTCACCGCGACGGCGCCCCTGGGCGAGGAGGGCACGGTCAACCTCTCCCCCAAGGGCATGAGCGGGTCCTTCGCCGTGGTCGACGAACGGACCGTGGCCTACCTCGACTTCGCGGGGAGCAACGCCGAGACCATCGCCCACCTGCGCGAGAACGGGCGCATCACCCTGATGTGGTGCGCGTTCCAGGGGCCCCCGAACATCGTCCGTGTGCACGGCCGCGGCGAGCCGGTCTTCCGCGACGACCCCCGGTTCCCCGCACTGCTCGGCCACTTCCCCACCGTGGACCACACACAGCACGGACTCCGCGCGGTCATCGTGGTGACGGCCGACCTGATCCGGGACACGTGCGGCTACGCGGTGCCCTTCATGTCGTACGACGAGGACCGCCCCCTGCACTCCGGCCGCTTCGCGCGGGAGGACGACGAGAGCCTGAGCCGCTACTTCGAGAGCAAGGCGGACATCGCCACCAGCATCGACGGTCTGCCGGGGCTCCCGTTGCCGTTGCCCGTGCTGCCGTCCCCAGCCGCGGGGTGA
- the argH gene encoding argininosuccinate lyase: protein MSNGTGNSDVRLWGGRFADGPAEALAKLSASVHFDWRLAPYDIAGSRAHARVLNKAGLLTQDELTRMIAGLDALEAAVADGSFTGTIADEDVHTALERGLLERLGPDLGGKLRAGRSRNDQVATLFRMYLRDHARIIGGLIAELQDALVGLAEAHPDVAMPGRTHLQHAQPVLFAHHMLAHVQPLIRDAERLRQWDERTAVSPYGSGALAGSSLGLDPEAVAADLGFEHGSVANSIDGTASRDFVAEFAFITAMIGVNLSRIAEEIIIWNTKEFSFVTLHDAFSTGSSIMPQKKNPDIAELARGKSGRLIGNLTGLMATLKALPLAYNRDLQEDKEPVFDSCDQLEVLLPAFTGMMATLTVNRERMEELAPAGFSLATDIAEWLVKQGVPFRVAHEVAGECVKECEHHGIELDELTDEQFAKISEHLTPEVRTVLDVPGALASRDGRGGTAPSAVAVQLAEVKADLVTQHAWATARG from the coding sequence GTGAGCAACGGCACCGGCAACAGCGACGTACGCCTGTGGGGCGGCCGTTTCGCCGACGGTCCGGCCGAGGCGCTGGCCAAGCTGTCCGCCTCCGTCCACTTCGACTGGCGGCTCGCGCCGTACGACATCGCCGGATCCCGTGCCCACGCGCGCGTGCTCAACAAGGCGGGCCTTCTCACCCAGGACGAGCTGACCCGCATGATCGCCGGACTCGACGCGCTCGAAGCAGCCGTCGCCGACGGATCGTTCACCGGCACCATCGCCGACGAGGACGTCCACACCGCACTGGAGCGCGGGCTCCTGGAACGTCTCGGCCCGGACCTCGGCGGCAAGCTGCGCGCCGGCCGGTCCCGCAACGACCAGGTGGCCACGCTCTTCCGGATGTACCTCCGCGATCACGCCCGGATCATCGGCGGCCTGATCGCCGAGCTCCAGGACGCGCTCGTGGGTCTGGCCGAGGCGCATCCTGACGTGGCCATGCCGGGCCGCACCCACCTTCAGCACGCCCAGCCCGTCCTCTTCGCCCACCACATGCTGGCCCATGTGCAGCCCCTGATCCGGGACGCCGAGCGGCTGCGGCAGTGGGACGAGCGGACCGCCGTGTCCCCGTACGGTTCCGGTGCGCTCGCCGGGTCGTCGCTCGGGCTCGACCCGGAGGCCGTCGCGGCCGATCTCGGCTTCGAGCACGGCTCCGTGGCCAACTCCATCGACGGCACCGCGTCCCGGGACTTCGTCGCGGAGTTCGCGTTCATCACCGCGATGATCGGCGTCAACCTCTCCCGGATCGCGGAGGAGATCATCATCTGGAACACGAAGGAGTTCTCCTTCGTCACCCTCCACGACGCCTTCTCCACCGGCTCCTCGATCATGCCGCAGAAGAAGAACCCGGACATCGCCGAACTGGCCCGGGGCAAGTCCGGCCGGCTCATCGGCAACCTGACCGGCCTCATGGCCACGCTCAAGGCCCTCCCGCTCGCGTACAACCGCGACCTCCAGGAGGACAAGGAGCCGGTCTTCGACTCCTGCGACCAGCTGGAGGTCCTGCTCCCCGCCTTCACCGGGATGATGGCCACGCTCACGGTCAACCGGGAGCGCATGGAGGAACTGGCCCCGGCCGGCTTCTCGCTCGCCACGGACATCGCCGAGTGGCTCGTGAAGCAGGGAGTCCCCTTCCGTGTGGCGCACGAGGTCGCCGGAGAGTGCGTCAAGGAGTGCGAGCACCACGGCATCGAGCTCGACGAGCTGACGGACGAGCAGTTCGCGAAGATCTCCGAGCACCTCACGCCCGAGGTGCGCACGGTCCTCGACGTGCCCGGCGCACTCGCCTCCAGGGACGGCCGCGGCGGAACCGCACCCTCGGCCGTCGCCGTCCAGCTGGCCGAGGTGAAGGCCGACCTGGTGACGCAGCACGCCTGGGCGACCGCGCGCGGATGA